From Pandoraea vervacti, the proteins below share one genomic window:
- the ubiA gene encoding 4-hydroxybenzoate octaprenyltransferase — MLLAQRLPLYFRLVRLDKPIGTVLLLWPTLSALWIASNGHPDPLLVVIFTLGTFLMRSAGCAINDYADRDFDKFVKRTKERPITSGRIRAWEALAVAATLAIVSFLLILPLNGLTKGLSIPALFVAGTYPFTKRFFALPQAYLGVAFGFGIPMAFAAVQDQVPAIAWVLLLSNVFWSLAYDTEYAMVDRDDDLKIGIKTSAITFGRFDVAAVMLCYAGALGIQALVGAYLGFGWPFWLGMAVAVSFAIYHYFLIRGRERMPCFAAFRHNNWLGAAVFAGIAGHYLLTA; from the coding sequence ATGTTGCTCGCTCAACGTCTTCCGCTGTACTTCCGCCTCGTTCGTCTGGATAAGCCGATCGGCACCGTGCTGCTGCTGTGGCCGACGCTTTCGGCGCTGTGGATTGCGTCGAACGGACACCCCGACCCGCTGCTGGTCGTGATCTTCACGCTCGGCACCTTCCTCATGCGCTCTGCGGGCTGCGCCATCAACGATTACGCCGACCGCGACTTCGACAAGTTCGTCAAGCGCACGAAGGAGCGTCCGATTACCTCGGGACGCATCCGCGCCTGGGAAGCGCTCGCCGTCGCCGCCACGCTCGCCATCGTCAGCTTTCTGTTGATTCTGCCGCTCAATGGCCTGACCAAGGGGTTGTCGATTCCGGCGCTGTTCGTCGCTGGCACGTATCCCTTCACCAAGCGCTTCTTCGCATTGCCACAGGCCTATCTCGGCGTGGCGTTCGGCTTCGGCATTCCGATGGCGTTCGCCGCCGTGCAGGATCAGGTGCCGGCGATCGCGTGGGTGTTACTGCTCTCGAACGTGTTCTGGTCGCTCGCTTACGACACCGAGTACGCCATGGTCGATCGCGACGACGACCTGAAGATCGGCATCAAGACGTCTGCCATCACGTTCGGGCGATTCGACGTGGCGGCGGTCATGCTGTGCTATGCCGGTGCGCTCGGCATTCAGGCGCTGGTCGGCGCCTACCTCGGCTTCGGCTGGCCGTTCTGGCTCGGCATGGCGGTCGCTGTGAGCTTCGCCATCTATCACTATTTCCTGATTCGCGGCCGTGAGCGCATGCCGTGCTTCGCGGCGTTCCGTCACAACAACTGGCTGGGCGCCGCCGTTTTCGCGGGCATCGCCGGACACTATCTGCTGACGGCGTAA
- a CDS encoding cupredoxin domain-containing protein, translating to MTAVVVTLFALGGASLARADDLPTFRLEMNNGKLNPARIEVPAGKRIKIEVHNTGTNAVEFESLQLRKEKVLAPGAQSFVVIAPLQPGEYKFFDDFHQQAQGVIVAK from the coding sequence ATGACGGCCGTGGTGGTGACCTTGTTCGCACTGGGCGGCGCATCGCTTGCCCGTGCCGATGACTTGCCCACCTTCAGGCTGGAAATGAATAACGGCAAGCTCAACCCGGCGCGTATCGAAGTGCCGGCCGGCAAGCGCATCAAGATCGAGGTGCACAACACCGGAACGAATGCCGTCGAATTCGAAAGCCTGCAACTGCGCAAGGAAAAGGTGCTGGCGCCGGGCGCGCAGTCGTTTGTGGTGATCGCACCGCTGCAACCGGGCGAGTACAAGTTTTTCGATGACTTCCACCAGCAGGCGCAGGGCGTCATCGTCGCCAAGTAA
- a CDS encoding FTR1 family iron permease → MGQVMFIVWRESVEALLVVGILHAWLANPDHGAKRGLPYLWAGVALGIAAAIGLGAALVGFTEVLSGDAQDYFQTAMVLVASVLIVQMVFWMKRNGRTLKRDMESSLQKNHDQGTWWGVLVLVALAIAREGSETAIFLYGLGFGQGGSVPMSMWLAVAIGFVLALVTFWLLQLGGKIFSWRLFFRVTEIMLLFLAAGLLESGLDRLISLELVPTLVDQLWDTSAILDDASPFGSLVATLTGYRAHPSGMNLLVYVAYWLFMWALLKRAGTPAKQVKPA, encoded by the coding sequence ATGGGTCAGGTCATGTTCATCGTCTGGCGCGAAAGCGTCGAGGCATTGCTGGTCGTCGGCATTCTTCATGCCTGGCTGGCCAATCCGGATCACGGCGCCAAACGCGGTCTGCCCTACCTGTGGGCCGGTGTCGCGCTCGGTATTGCGGCGGCCATCGGGCTTGGCGCAGCGCTCGTCGGCTTCACCGAAGTGCTCTCGGGCGACGCGCAGGATTACTTCCAGACCGCGATGGTGCTCGTTGCCAGCGTGCTGATCGTGCAGATGGTGTTCTGGATGAAGCGCAATGGGCGAACGCTCAAGCGCGACATGGAATCGTCCTTGCAGAAGAACCACGATCAGGGCACCTGGTGGGGCGTGCTGGTGCTGGTGGCACTGGCGATTGCCCGCGAAGGCAGCGAGACGGCGATCTTCCTCTACGGTCTGGGCTTCGGGCAGGGCGGCAGCGTGCCGATGTCGATGTGGCTGGCCGTGGCGATCGGGTTCGTGCTCGCGCTCGTTACCTTCTGGCTGCTGCAACTCGGTGGAAAAATTTTTTCGTGGCGTCTGTTCTTCCGCGTCACCGAAATCATGTTGCTGTTCCTTGCGGCCGGTTTGCTGGAGTCGGGGCTGGATCGCCTGATCTCGCTGGAGCTTGTGCCCACACTGGTCGACCAACTGTGGGATACTTCCGCGATTCTCGATGACGCCAGCCCGTTTGGCAGCCTCGTGGCTACACTGACTGGCTACCGCGCGCATCCGTCCGGCATGAATCTGCTCGTGTACGTCGCCTACTGGCTGTTCATGTGGGCATTGCTCAAGCGGGCAGGCACCCCGGCCAAGCAAGTGAAACCTGCCTGA
- a CDS encoding iron transporter, with the protein MRVKSLVAAMLLAGAATMAQAAEFPIGKPLTESGMEINTVYLQPITMEPVGMMRDAAKSDMHLEADIHAVKNNPNGYAEGDWIPGLEITYKLQKMKDGKPDGVPVQGLMMPMVASDGPHYGDNVKLNGVGKYQLTMVVNAPGTLKEFGCVVDKNAKPMAGGHMDHGGAGPWCFGRHIDKETGVGPWFKPITKVVDFTFSGIGKKGGY; encoded by the coding sequence ATGCGCGTGAAATCCCTCGTGGCAGCGATGTTGCTCGCCGGTGCGGCCACCATGGCTCAGGCCGCCGAGTTTCCGATTGGCAAACCGCTGACCGAATCGGGCATGGAAATCAACACGGTGTACCTCCAGCCGATCACGATGGAACCGGTCGGCATGATGCGCGATGCCGCCAAGTCGGACATGCACCTGGAAGCCGACATTCACGCGGTCAAGAACAACCCGAACGGCTACGCCGAAGGCGACTGGATTCCGGGTCTTGAAATCACCTACAAGCTTCAGAAGATGAAAGACGGCAAGCCGGACGGCGTCCCCGTGCAAGGTCTGATGATGCCGATGGTGGCCAGCGACGGCCCGCACTACGGCGACAACGTGAAACTCAACGGAGTTGGCAAGTATCAACTGACGATGGTCGTCAACGCGCCGGGCACGCTCAAGGAGTTCGGCTGCGTGGTGGACAAGAATGCGAAGCCGATGGCCGGCGGCCACATGGATCACGGCGGTGCCGGTCCGTGGTGCTTCGGTCGACACATCGATAAGGAAACCGGCGTGGGTCCGTGGTTCAAGCCCATTACCAAGGTCGTCGATTTCACGTTCTCGGGTATCGGCAAGAAGGGCGGCTACTGA
- the tnpC gene encoding IS66 family transposase: protein MSFSRANLPDDIDALKALVLASQQVLHEREIQLAALQTRLTSREQEIAHLKLLIDKLKRMQFGRKSEKLARQIEQLELRLEDLQAAEGATEAATPIKSQVKVRSERQALPEHLAREERVYLPEAEDCPACGGKLKPLGEDVSEQLEYVRAHFRVIRHRRPKLACACCDTIVQQPAPSRPIERGVAGPHLLAHIITSKFLDHQPLYRQQAIYARDGVELEAGQMGHWLGRVSWLLNPLVDAVRAYALGGTKVHGDDTPLPVLEPGRGSTKTGRLWVYVRDDRPCGSHEAPAVWFAYTPDRRGEHPQRHLASFNGVLQADAFAGYAPLYENDSIREAACMAHARRKIYDLHAVRPNAITEEALHRIGELYRIEAEIRGKPPDERRQVRQAQAVPRLEALRQWYESVLPTLSAKSDTTRAIQYSLNRWPALAYYCEDGQAEIDNLIAERALRGVAIGRRNYLFAGADSGGERAAAMYSLIGTARLNGINPEAYLAYVLERIADHPVNRIDELLPWNVAQQLPDIAKIEPIR from the coding sequence ATGAGCTTCTCCCGCGCCAATCTGCCTGACGACATCGATGCCCTCAAGGCGTTGGTGTTGGCTAGCCAGCAGGTTTTGCACGAGCGCGAAATACAGCTCGCCGCGCTGCAAACGCGCCTCACATCGCGCGAGCAAGAGATTGCGCATTTGAAGCTGCTCATCGACAAGCTCAAGCGCATGCAGTTTGGACGAAAATCCGAGAAGCTCGCACGCCAGATCGAACAACTCGAGCTGCGTCTGGAGGACTTGCAAGCCGCCGAAGGTGCCACCGAGGCTGCCACGCCGATTAAGTCCCAAGTAAAAGTCCGATCCGAGCGCCAGGCGCTGCCAGAACACCTTGCGCGTGAAGAGCGCGTCTACCTACCCGAGGCCGAAGATTGCCCGGCCTGTGGCGGCAAACTCAAGCCGCTGGGAGAAGACGTCTCGGAGCAGCTCGAATACGTGCGAGCGCACTTCCGTGTGATTCGCCACCGCCGCCCCAAGCTCGCTTGTGCGTGCTGCGACACGATTGTGCAGCAGCCGGCACCGAGTCGCCCGATTGAGCGTGGCGTGGCTGGCCCCCATCTGCTCGCGCACATCATTACCAGCAAATTCCTCGATCACCAACCGCTGTACCGCCAGCAGGCGATCTATGCCCGTGACGGTGTGGAACTCGAGGCCGGGCAGATGGGGCATTGGCTGGGGCGCGTGAGCTGGTTGTTAAATCCGCTGGTGGATGCTGTGCGTGCCTACGCGCTGGGCGGCACCAAGGTCCACGGCGATGACACACCATTGCCGGTGTTAGAGCCCGGGCGAGGTAGCACCAAGACTGGACGGCTCTGGGTGTACGTGCGTGATGACCGGCCGTGCGGCTCCCATGAGGCACCTGCCGTTTGGTTTGCTTACACGCCTGATCGACGGGGCGAGCACCCACAGCGACATCTGGCAAGCTTTAACGGGGTGCTGCAAGCCGATGCGTTTGCCGGTTACGCGCCACTTTATGAAAACGACAGCATCCGCGAAGCGGCGTGCATGGCGCACGCGCGACGCAAGATCTACGACCTGCATGCGGTACGCCCCAACGCCATTACAGAAGAAGCTCTGCACCGCATCGGCGAGCTATATCGCATAGAAGCCGAAATCCGGGGCAAACCACCGGACGAGCGACGGCAAGTGCGACAGGCACAGGCTGTACCTCGGCTCGAAGCGTTACGGCAGTGGTACGAATCAGTGCTGCCAACACTCTCTGCGAAGTCCGACACCACCCGCGCGATTCAGTACTCCCTGAACCGCTGGCCCGCGCTCGCCTATTACTGCGAGGACGGGCAGGCGGAGATCGATAACCTGATTGCCGAGCGTGCGCTGCGCGGCGTGGCGATTGGCCGCCGCAATTATCTGTTTGCCGGCGCCGACTCGGGCGGTGAGCGTGCTGCGGCGATGTACAGCCTGATCGGCACGGCACGCTTGAACGGCATCAACCCCGAAGCCTACCTCGCCTACGTGCTCGAGCGCATCGCCGATCACCCGGTCAATCGGATCGACGAGTTGCTGCCATGGAACGTGGCGCAGCAACTGCCTGACATCGCCAAGATCGAACCCATTCGCTAA
- a CDS encoding 4Fe-4S binding protein, whose product MSIAITVPNRLARLGLWMQRHGKLIRGVQWAIVLVYAFLICVPVVMPLPDETAHILNNLTVFAQFTFWGIWWPFVLISMVLMGRVWCGVLCPEGTLSEFASRHGKGRAIPRWMRWGGWPFVAFAGTTLYGQMVSVYQYPKAVLLVLGGSTIGAMVIGYFYGRDKRVWCKYLCPVNGVFSLLARLAPFHFKVNEEAWRQSYNTKGHKIIPINCAPLVPLRNMKGGAQCHMCGRCAGHRDAISLTGRSPSEEIVKYGATENNSLWDSVLVNFGLLGVAIGAFHWTVNPWFVATKTALATWLIDRDIMWPFETNAPWFIFTNYPEQSDVFTWLDGAMVVTYILGNGLVLGLAFSLIFALANRAMGPWQTSRFNHLVQSLIPIAGAGVFIGLSATTVSLLRAEHLPIYWANDVRAAILAVTTLWSLWLGWRVTGRHATSLVRRLAGMAGIVAALALVNWLWLLMFWIW is encoded by the coding sequence ATGAGCATCGCCATCACCGTCCCAAACCGACTGGCCCGACTGGGCCTCTGGATGCAACGCCACGGCAAACTGATCCGCGGCGTGCAGTGGGCCATCGTGCTGGTGTATGCGTTCCTCATCTGCGTGCCGGTGGTCATGCCGTTGCCCGACGAGACGGCGCACATCCTCAATAACCTCACCGTCTTCGCCCAGTTCACCTTCTGGGGGATCTGGTGGCCGTTTGTGCTCATCAGCATGGTGCTCATGGGACGCGTGTGGTGCGGCGTGCTCTGCCCGGAAGGCACGCTTTCCGAGTTTGCGAGCCGCCACGGCAAGGGCCGTGCCATTCCGCGCTGGATGCGCTGGGGCGGCTGGCCGTTCGTGGCCTTCGCCGGCACCACGCTGTACGGTCAGATGGTCAGCGTCTACCAATATCCGAAGGCGGTGCTGCTCGTGCTGGGCGGTTCGACCATCGGTGCGATGGTCATCGGCTACTTCTATGGACGCGACAAGCGCGTGTGGTGCAAGTATCTGTGCCCGGTCAATGGCGTGTTCTCGCTGCTCGCGCGTCTCGCGCCGTTCCATTTCAAGGTCAACGAAGAGGCCTGGCGGCAGTCGTACAACACCAAGGGGCACAAGATCATCCCGATCAATTGCGCGCCGCTCGTGCCGCTGCGCAATATGAAGGGCGGTGCGCAGTGCCACATGTGTGGCCGCTGCGCCGGGCATCGAGACGCCATTTCGCTCACCGGCCGCTCCCCCAGCGAAGAGATCGTGAAGTACGGCGCGACCGAGAACAACAGCCTGTGGGACAGCGTACTGGTCAACTTCGGCCTGCTCGGCGTGGCCATCGGCGCCTTCCACTGGACGGTCAATCCGTGGTTCGTTGCGACCAAGACGGCGCTGGCGACCTGGCTGATCGACCGCGACATCATGTGGCCGTTCGAGACGAACGCGCCGTGGTTCATCTTCACCAATTACCCCGAACAGAGCGACGTTTTCACCTGGCTCGACGGCGCCATGGTCGTGACTTACATCCTCGGCAACGGACTCGTGCTGGGACTGGCCTTCAGCCTCATTTTCGCGCTGGCGAACCGCGCGATGGGCCCGTGGCAGACCTCGCGGTTCAATCATCTCGTGCAGTCGCTCATTCCGATTGCGGGCGCCGGCGTGTTCATCGGCCTGTCGGCCACGACGGTCAGCCTGCTGCGCGCCGAGCATCTGCCCATCTACTGGGCGAACGACGTGCGTGCCGCGATCCTCGCCGTGACCACGCTGTGGAGTCTCTGGCTGGGATGGCGAGTCACAGGACGTCACGCGACGTCGCTGGTACGGCGTTTAGCCGGGATGGCCGGGATCGTGGCGGCGCTCGCGCTCGTGAACTGGCTCTGGTTGCTGATGTTCTGGATCTGGTAA
- a CDS encoding amino acid ABC transporter permease, producing MHFSLNFAPLAPYWPVFLEGAWLTLKMTVFSVVIGTALGTLVAFAKRSRHRLLSRLCGIYIESVRNTPFLVQIFLLYFGLASIGVHLPTFTASVLAMVINIGAYAAEIIRAGLESVPRGQIEAAECLGLSKWRIAWHVMLQPAIEKVYPSLTTQFILMMQASAIASQISAEELTAVANTVQSDTFRSLETYIVVAALYLALSLLVKLVAWAAGEYFFKRRRTVRRAAAQTAQAARRRAAAARAGRPDVSGTSSGNATQRSAS from the coding sequence ATGCATTTCTCGTTGAACTTCGCCCCACTGGCGCCCTATTGGCCAGTTTTCCTTGAAGGCGCATGGCTGACCCTGAAGATGACCGTCTTCTCGGTCGTCATCGGTACGGCGCTCGGCACGCTGGTGGCATTTGCCAAGCGCAGTCGTCATCGCCTGCTGTCGCGTCTTTGCGGCATCTATATCGAATCGGTGCGCAACACGCCGTTCCTCGTTCAGATCTTCCTGCTGTACTTCGGCCTTGCCAGCATAGGCGTGCATTTGCCGACATTTACCGCGTCGGTGCTCGCCATGGTGATCAACATCGGCGCCTACGCCGCCGAGATCATTCGCGCGGGCCTCGAATCGGTGCCACGCGGTCAGATCGAGGCAGCAGAATGTCTTGGCCTCTCGAAATGGCGCATCGCCTGGCACGTGATGCTGCAACCCGCCATCGAGAAGGTGTACCCGTCGCTCACCACGCAGTTCATTCTGATGATGCAGGCCTCGGCGATCGCTTCGCAAATTTCCGCAGAAGAACTCACCGCGGTGGCCAACACCGTACAGTCGGACACCTTCCGCTCGCTCGAGACCTACATCGTCGTCGCGGCCCTGTATCTGGCGCTCTCGTTGCTTGTGAAACTCGTGGCCTGGGCTGCCGGAGAGTACTTCTTCAAGCGCCGCCGCACCGTACGACGCGCAGCCGCACAGACGGCACAAGCCGCGCGCCGCCGTGCCGCCGCGGCGCGTGCCGGCCGCCCGGACGTCTCCGGCACGTCGTCGGGCAACGCCACGCAACGGAGCGCTTCATGA
- a CDS encoding Lrp/AsnC family transcriptional regulator — protein sequence MTLSATALDELDRNLLALLRVNARESTANLARRLGVARTTVVARIGRLEQAGVIAGYTVRLGQDAAGGGLQACVGISVQPRSGRDVLRRLNKMPEIHLLCSVSGEFDYVAWLHAASADQLDALLDTIGEIDGVTRTTTSVVLARKIDRGGVLP from the coding sequence ATGACGCTCTCCGCGACCGCGCTCGACGAACTCGACCGTAACCTGCTGGCCCTGTTGCGAGTGAATGCCCGCGAGAGCACTGCAAATCTCGCACGAAGGCTGGGTGTTGCGCGCACCACCGTGGTCGCGCGTATTGGCCGGCTGGAGCAGGCCGGCGTCATCGCCGGATACACGGTCCGTCTCGGGCAGGATGCCGCCGGCGGCGGGCTGCAAGCCTGTGTCGGGATCAGCGTGCAACCGCGCTCGGGGCGCGACGTGCTGCGCCGCCTGAACAAGATGCCGGAAATCCATTTGCTGTGCTCCGTGAGCGGCGAGTTCGACTATGTGGCGTGGCTGCACGCGGCGTCGGCAGATCAACTCGATGCACTGCTGGACACCATCGGCGAAATCGACGGCGTGACGCGTACGACGACGTCAGTCGTGCTCGCTCGCAAGATCGACCGGGGCGGCGTACTTCCCTGA